One Gloeothece verrucosa PCC 7822 DNA window includes the following coding sequences:
- a CDS encoding DUF6883 domain-containing protein: MFQRHLGFTRENYETLLEQISTQVLEAEAIVGISDEHGQRYQVDLEIKGIKPGMQEIVRTAWIVQPDSDIAKLVSLYVRKRS; the protein is encoded by the coding sequence ATGTTTCAACGTCATCTCGGTTTTACCAGAGAAAATTATGAAACTCTTCTTGAACAAATTAGCACTCAAGTTCTTGAAGCTGAGGCTATTGTAGGAATATCCGATGAACATGGACAACGTTATCAGGTAGATTTAGAAATAAAAGGGATTAAACCCGGAATGCAGGAGATAGTACGAACTGCCTGGATAGTACAGCCTGATAGTGATATCGCTAAATTAGTCTCCCTATATGTGAGGAAACGATCATGA
- a CDS encoding DUF4926 domain-containing protein: MIEPELFDVIELLRDLPDYQLKAGQQGAIVECYENGKFEVEFSDSDGETLALCPLSSEQFIVVWKAKTKQWLSLAEKVASVVFHLSDEHRREVLDFARFLYQR, encoded by the coding sequence ATGATTGAGCCAGAATTATTTGATGTCATTGAACTTTTGAGGGACTTACCTGATTATCAGCTTAAAGCAGGACAACAGGGAGCGATCGTAGAATGTTATGAGAATGGTAAATTTGAAGTAGAGTTTAGCGATTCCGATGGGGAAACCTTAGCTTTATGTCCCCTATCTTCTGAACAATTTATCGTAGTCTGGAAAGCTAAAACAAAGCAATGGCTATCTCTGGCGGAGAAAGTAGCATCGGTGGTATTTCATTTATCAGACGAACACAGGCGAGAAGTTTTAGACTTTGCTCGTTTTTTATATCAAAGGTAA
- a CDS encoding filamentous hemagglutinin N-terminal domain-containing protein codes for MIPIKPPYLQLGFTLFLTGGLFFDYFAKTDLVQAQITSDGTVSTQVTSSDHLNFMITGGTQAGKNLFHSFDKFSIPTGGSAIFDNAISVQNIINRVTGKSISHIDGLIQTQGSANLFLLNPNGIIFGPNAQLNVGGSFIASTASQINFADGNIFSATDLQAPPLLSVSIPIGLQFREKAANIINQSNVNDGFGLQVSSGNTLALVGGDIFLEGGNLTVLGGRIELGSISAPAVVGLIPISTGWALDYNNVQNFQNIQLSQNSTVKTFLYQGNGEILLRGKQITLTGNSELLNFNFGEDPGGNISLIASDLVAVTEDSNIRTRAFAAGASANIMINTRRLLVSNNGAFIDTATESDGRGGNLSVNATESVEVDGGYYYNGLLTKTFAGGDAGDLKIQTQRLILRNGGLLSSSTNGSGNGGTISIDASKSVEISGLGVFVTQVIASGIFAYTANVEATGNGGIIRINTQRLTIFDGGVISVVADKGSTGQAGTININASNLVLVSGSDSGLLAKSESPKAGGNLLINTEQLTIQNGAQVSVSATGEGAAGNLLLNASSIDLNHGILTAETRSGEGNINLQSQNIILRNQSEITTNATGKATGGNITINTDVLTALENSDITANAEDARGGRVTINTQGIFRSADSDITARSALGPDFSGTVTLNLPDTDPNRGIVQLSETPVDPNVLIAQNPCQKRTESQFTITGRGSLPPSVNQDLSTSAVQVGLVEPTSTLSTQEQPPNYSHSATNQKSVVPAQGWVFNDQGQVILTAYNPNITQPERLPPKSESCPNK; via the coding sequence ATGATACCCATTAAGCCGCCCTACTTACAATTAGGTTTCACCCTGTTTTTGACAGGGGGACTTTTTTTTGATTATTTCGCTAAGACTGACTTAGTTCAGGCACAAATTACCTCAGATGGAACAGTGTCCACTCAAGTAACTAGCTCAGATCACCTAAATTTTATGATTACTGGAGGCACTCAAGCCGGAAAGAATCTCTTTCATAGCTTTGATAAGTTTTCTATCCCTACAGGGGGTTCAGCTATTTTTGACAATGCTATCAGTGTTCAAAATATAATTAATCGAGTTACAGGTAAATCTATTTCTCATATTGACGGTTTAATTCAAACCCAAGGAAGTGCTAACTTATTCCTCTTGAATCCTAACGGGATTATTTTTGGGCCCAATGCTCAGTTAAATGTTGGGGGATCTTTTATTGCCAGTACAGCGAGTCAGATTAATTTTGCTGATGGTAACATTTTTAGTGCCACCGATCTTCAAGCCCCACCCCTGCTAAGTGTTAGTATTCCCATTGGTCTGCAATTTAGAGAAAAAGCCGCAAATATTATCAATCAATCCAACGTTAACGATGGGTTTGGACTTCAAGTCTCCTCCGGCAACACTTTAGCTCTTGTTGGTGGCGACATATTTCTAGAGGGAGGGAATTTAACAGTTCTAGGAGGAAGAATTGAACTAGGAAGCATTTCTGCGCCGGCTGTAGTCGGCTTAATCCCTATCTCTACAGGTTGGGCGTTAGATTACAATAACGTGCAAAACTTTCAAAATATTCAACTGTCTCAAAACTCTACAGTTAAGACATTCCTTTATCAAGGTAATGGAGAAATTCTTTTAAGGGGCAAACAGATCACCCTTACCGGTAATTCGGAATTACTAAACTTTAATTTTGGAGAAGACCCAGGTGGCAATATAAGTCTCATTGCCTCTGATTTAGTCGCTGTAACTGAAGATAGCAATATAAGAACAAGAGCATTTGCCGCAGGAGCATCTGCTAACATCATGATCAACACCAGACGGTTATTAGTTAGCAATAACGGTGCTTTTATAGACACAGCTACTGAAAGTGATGGACGTGGAGGGAATTTGAGCGTAAACGCCACTGAATCTGTGGAGGTCGACGGAGGGTACTACTACAATGGCTTACTCACTAAAACTTTTGCCGGTGGTGATGCAGGAGACTTAAAAATTCAGACCCAGAGGTTAATCCTGCGAAACGGGGGTTTATTATCAAGCTCAACCAATGGTTCAGGGAATGGAGGAACGATTAGTATAGATGCTTCTAAGTCTGTAGAAATTAGTGGCCTGGGAGTATTCGTGACTCAAGTCATTGCCAGTGGTATATTTGCCTACACAGCAAATGTTGAGGCAACAGGCAACGGTGGCATCATCCGCATCAACACCCAACGCTTGACCATTTTTGATGGGGGAGTGATATCCGTCGTTGCCGATAAGGGAAGTACCGGTCAAGCAGGAACGATAAATATCAACGCCTCAAATTTAGTGCTTGTCAGTGGTTCTGACAGTGGTTTGCTTGCTAAAAGTGAAAGTCCCAAAGCGGGGGGAAATTTATTAATCAACACTGAACAATTAACTATTCAAAATGGGGCACAAGTTAGCGTCAGTGCTACAGGAGAAGGCGCTGCCGGCAACCTTCTTCTCAATGCTTCTTCTATCGACCTCAATCATGGGATTCTTACTGCTGAAACTAGGTCAGGGGAAGGCAATATCAATCTTCAATCCCAGAACATTATCTTGCGTAACCAGAGCGAAATTACGACCAACGCGACAGGAAAAGCCACTGGCGGAAATATTACCATTAATACTGATGTCTTAACTGCCTTAGAAAATAGCGACATCACAGCCAATGCCGAAGACGCTAGAGGCGGAAGAGTAACCATTAATACTCAAGGAATCTTTCGCAGCGCAGACAGTGATATCACCGCTCGCTCTGCTCTGGGCCCGGATTTTAGCGGCACAGTAACCCTCAACCTACCAGATACAGACCCTAACCGAGGCATCGTCCAATTATCAGAAACTCCCGTCGACCCTAACGTTTTAATTGCTCAAAACCCCTGTCAAAAAAGAACAGAGAGTCAATTTACCATCACCGGACGAGGCAGTTTACCCCCCAGTGTCAATCAAGACCTTAGCACCTCTGCGGTTCAAGTGGGATTAGTGGAACCGACTTCAACCCTCTCCACTCAAGAACAACCCCCAAATTATTCTCATTCTGCTACTAACCAAAAGTCTGTTGTCCCTGCTCAAGGTTGGGTCTTCAACGACCAAGGCCAAGTTATTCTCACTGCATACAATCCCAATATTACCCAACCCGAGCGCTTACCCCCAAAATCCGAGAGTTGCCCAAACAAGTAA
- a CDS encoding CHAT domain-containing protein — protein MDNQNSRKHHQFRNLVNKKPRSRLFMLAVLSCILALAMPLLVPQISPATPPPQTTQNPLELVQQAAQFYQAASFEKSATLWQQAVNAFAAQKDPLNQAMALSNLSLTYQQLGKWKEANQTINESLNLLIAEKKTPEQQRINAQTLDIQGQLQLATGQPTLALETWQQAAHSYKTLNNPEGVIKSQINQAQAMQEGGLYPRACETLLKALKLDNQDCNISQENLQTFQQKPITYLKILGLRSLGNVLRVLGKTEQSQIVLLTSEKLAQQIGDTQELAAIYLSLGNTARALGNEKIQKQIPRQPPIIFNQSLACIPSEKPLTAAEFYQQAAACYRQVQSFTSPSIKIQAKLNLISLLIQTQQGAELPTLLSQIQSNIAALPPNKIAVDARLKWTQNLICLKSQQTQDKLIALSPLLQQCSFQEKIALNPEFIESTFLPSWQDINQIVTEANQIAQLLGDKKAQANCLGYLGAIYEHIGKLTQAQQFSEQALQEISSYTFPEISYLWYWQLGHLYQLQGNTKKAVSSYTSAFEILQSLRKDLLATNADIQFTFRDNVEPLYRQLVNLLLQSDNPSPEDLKQARDIIEALQVAELNNFFQEACLESKPISADQIDLKAAVIYPIILPERLVVILSVAKQPLRYYSTSFLTSSNPTGEIEATFDDLYATLNPFIATSEPLKPYQQFYDWLIRPAQAELEKNNIKTLVFVPDGILRGLPMAALHDGQQYLIEKYNIAFTPSLQLFSPGLLSAKKLKTLVGGLTEARQGFPALPGVLQEVQDIRELVANETLLNQDFTRKRLQQAIESSQFPIVHLATHGRFSSLADNTFLLTWNERINVKDLDQLLLERERYQQKPLELLILSACQTALGDKRAALGLAGVAVRSGARSTLATLWAVQDDSTAELMAQFYQRLNQPNMTKAAALRQAQLLLLRSPQYEHPFYWAAFVLVGNWL, from the coding sequence GTGGATAATCAAAATTCTAGAAAGCATCATCAATTCAGGAATCTGGTCAACAAAAAACCCAGAAGCCGCTTGTTTATGCTGGCAGTTTTATCCTGTATCCTCGCCCTAGCAATGCCCTTGCTGGTGCCGCAAATTTCCCCAGCAACTCCCCCCCCTCAAACGACTCAAAACCCCCTAGAGCTAGTACAACAAGCCGCTCAATTTTATCAAGCCGCCTCTTTTGAAAAATCTGCTACCCTTTGGCAACAAGCCGTCAACGCTTTTGCCGCCCAAAAAGATCCCCTCAATCAAGCAATGGCCTTAAGTAACCTGTCTTTAACCTATCAACAACTGGGAAAATGGAAAGAAGCCAATCAAACCATTAATGAAAGCCTGAACCTTTTAATTGCCGAAAAAAAAACACCTGAACAACAACGAATCAACGCGCAAACTTTAGACATTCAAGGACAATTACAACTCGCCACCGGACAGCCGACTCTAGCCCTAGAAACATGGCAACAAGCCGCCCATAGTTATAAAACCCTTAATAACCCAGAAGGAGTAATAAAAAGTCAAATTAACCAAGCCCAAGCCATGCAAGAAGGGGGACTATATCCGAGAGCTTGTGAGACTTTATTAAAAGCGCTAAAACTGGATAACCAAGACTGTAATATTTCACAAGAAAATTTACAAACTTTTCAACAAAAGCCGATTACTTACCTAAAAATTCTCGGCTTACGTAGCCTGGGAAATGTCTTACGAGTCTTAGGCAAAACCGAACAATCACAAATCGTATTATTAACCAGTGAAAAATTAGCCCAACAAATCGGAGACACTCAAGAGCTTGCGGCTATATATCTGAGTTTAGGCAATACTGCTCGTGCCTTGGGCAATGAAAAAATTCAAAAACAAATCCCAAGACAGCCACCAATAATTTTCAATCAATCGCTCGCCTGTATCCCCAGCGAAAAACCCTTAACAGCCGCCGAATTTTATCAGCAAGCAGCCGCCTGTTATCGTCAAGTACAATCCTTTACCTCACCCTCCATAAAAATACAAGCAAAGCTAAATTTAATTAGCCTATTAATTCAGACTCAACAAGGGGCGGAACTGCCCACTTTATTATCTCAAATTCAATCAAATATTGCCGCTTTACCTCCTAATAAAATAGCGGTTGATGCCCGTCTTAAATGGACTCAAAATTTAATCTGTTTAAAATCACAACAGACTCAGGATAAATTAATCGCTTTATCCCCGCTTTTACAGCAGTGTTCTTTTCAAGAAAAAATTGCTCTTAACCCTGAATTTATAGAAAGCACATTTCTTCCTTCTTGGCAAGATATTAATCAAATTGTCACAGAAGCCAATCAAATCGCTCAACTTTTAGGAGACAAAAAAGCACAAGCCAACTGCCTGGGCTATTTGGGGGCCATATATGAACACATCGGTAAATTAACCCAAGCTCAACAGTTTAGCGAACAAGCTTTACAAGAGATTTCTAGCTATACATTTCCGGAAATTTCCTACCTCTGGTATTGGCAACTGGGGCACCTCTATCAACTCCAGGGAAACACTAAAAAAGCTGTGTCTAGCTATACCTCAGCCTTTGAAATCCTCCAATCTCTCCGTAAAGATTTACTCGCAACTAACGCAGACATTCAGTTTACTTTTAGAGACAATGTAGAACCGCTTTATCGGCAGTTAGTGAATTTATTATTACAATCAGACAACCCTTCCCCCGAAGACCTTAAACAAGCTCGTGATATTATTGAAGCCCTCCAGGTAGCCGAACTGAACAACTTTTTTCAGGAAGCTTGTTTAGAAAGCAAACCTATCTCTGCCGACCAAATCGACCTCAAGGCGGCTGTCATCTATCCGATTATTTTACCAGAGCGGCTCGTTGTGATTTTGTCTGTAGCTAAACAGCCGCTACGCTACTATTCCACATCATTCTTGACCAGTTCTAATCCAACAGGCGAGATAGAGGCGACTTTTGATGATTTATATGCCACTTTAAACCCGTTTATTGCCACCTCAGAACCCCTCAAACCCTACCAACAATTTTACGACTGGTTAATCCGTCCAGCACAAGCCGAATTAGAAAAAAATAACATTAAAACTTTAGTATTTGTACCTGATGGGATTCTGCGAGGTTTGCCTATGGCTGCCCTTCATGATGGTCAACAGTATTTAATTGAAAAATATAACATTGCCTTCACTCCTAGCTTACAACTTTTTTCACCCGGCTTGCTTTCAGCGAAAAAATTAAAAACGTTAGTTGGCGGATTAACTGAAGCGCGGCAAGGATTTCCGGCTCTACCTGGCGTTCTACAAGAAGTTCAAGACATTAGGGAACTTGTTGCCAATGAAACCCTCTTAAATCAAGATTTTACCCGTAAACGCCTACAACAAGCCATAGAATCCAGCCAATTTCCCATCGTTCACCTAGCAACTCACGGTCGGTTTTCTTCCTTGGCAGATAATACCTTTTTGTTAACTTGGAATGAGCGTATCAATGTTAAAGATTTAGATCAATTACTTCTAGAACGAGAGCGCTATCAGCAAAAGCCGCTTGAACTATTAATTTTGAGTGCCTGTCAAACAGCATTGGGTGACAAACGGGCGGCTTTAGGACTGGCGGGGGTAGCGGTGAGATCTGGGGCACGTAGTACCTTAGCAACTCTTTGGGCAGTACAGGACGACTCTACGGCTGAGTTAATGGCACAGTTTTATCAGAGATTAAACCAACCTAATATGACTAAAGCGGCTGCACTCCGTCAGGCCCAACTTTTACTATTGAGATCGCCTCAATATGAGCATCCTTTTTATTGGGCGGCTTTTGTCTTAGTGGGCAATTGGCTTTAA